In Laspinema palackyanum D2c, one genomic interval encodes:
- a CDS encoding secondary thiamine-phosphate synthase enzyme YjbQ, giving the protein MTYHQQILQLKTTGKSLAKVTAKVEEVVAKSGVQTGLCTLFLRHTSASLLLQENADPDVLEDLQHFFSDLVPEQRRYRHSTEGPDDMPAHIRTALTHTSEQIPINRGRLVLGTWQGIYIWEHRQQGHYRELVVHIQGE; this is encoded by the coding sequence ATGACTTACCATCAACAAATCCTCCAACTGAAAACCACGGGAAAATCCTTAGCTAAAGTTACGGCTAAAGTGGAAGAAGTCGTGGCAAAATCAGGAGTACAAACGGGCCTCTGCACCCTATTTCTCCGCCATACCTCTGCCAGTTTATTGCTGCAAGAAAACGCAGACCCCGATGTTTTAGAAGATTTACAACATTTCTTTTCTGATTTAGTTCCCGAACAACGTCGCTACCGCCACAGTACCGAAGGTCCCGATGATATGCCCGCCCATATTCGCACGGCCCTCACCCATACGAGTGAGCAAATTCCTATCAATCGAGGTCGATTAGTGCTTGGAACTTGGCAGGGAATTTATATTTGGGAACACCGGCAACAGGGTCATTATCGAGAATTAGTGGTTCATATTCAGGGGGAATGA